A window from Kovacikia minuta CCNUW1 encodes these proteins:
- a CDS encoding succinate--CoA ligase subunit beta encodes MSSLLISLLPSALSPTPHSPPETPMDLLEYQAKSLFREMGIPVLPSQRIDRPKDLKGLNIPYPVVLKSQVYIGGRGRVGGVRFVENTIDAVAAAQTIFNLPIMGEYPQALLAEAKYDADREFYLAVILNRSICRPLLLGSQRGGIDVQAAIDQMQHVIVDQEFSPYYARRLALKMGLEGGLISSVSSILEKMYQLFVQKDLDLVEINPLGVSPSGEVMALDGKVTVNDDALPRHSDLAALLTTSNRNQTILTDKLPVAMEPDGQIGILCNGAGLTMATMDLICQAGGKPASFLNIGGETQWNSSPGALRERLEKGLEVMAQTKQVRVLLVNLVSSLIPCDDIAQVIINFLQRRVREPRGVSEIRPDALITHTLRIPQMVVRLVGSECALAREQLANNRVSIVDNLDEAVAQTVSLAKSIARNS; translated from the coding sequence TTGAGTAGCCTTCTGATTTCTCTTCTGCCCTCTGCCCTCTCTCCCACACCCCACTCCCCCCCCGAAACACCTATGGATTTACTGGAATATCAGGCGAAGTCACTCTTTCGTGAGATGGGCATCCCCGTGCTGCCCTCCCAACGAATCGATCGTCCCAAAGATTTGAAGGGATTGAATATTCCCTACCCTGTTGTCCTTAAGTCCCAGGTATACATTGGTGGACGGGGCAGGGTGGGTGGGGTTCGGTTTGTTGAGAACACAATTGATGCGGTTGCGGCTGCCCAAACCATTTTTAATCTGCCGATTATGGGCGAATACCCACAGGCGTTGCTGGCAGAGGCAAAATACGATGCCGATCGGGAATTTTACCTGGCAGTTATTCTCAACCGCTCCATTTGCCGTCCGCTTTTATTGGGATCACAACGGGGTGGAATTGACGTACAGGCGGCGATCGACCAGATGCAGCATGTCATTGTAGATCAGGAATTTTCTCCTTACTATGCCCGTCGGTTGGCGCTCAAAATGGGACTTGAAGGGGGATTGATCAGCTCGGTTAGTTCAATTCTGGAAAAGATGTATCAACTCTTTGTTCAGAAAGATCTGGATCTGGTTGAAATTAATCCTTTAGGCGTAAGCCCCAGTGGCGAAGTAATGGCGTTGGATGGAAAAGTGACCGTCAACGATGACGCATTGCCACGGCACAGTGATTTAGCCGCATTGCTGACCACTTCCAACCGTAATCAAACGATTCTAACCGATAAACTTCCCGTCGCAATGGAACCTGACGGTCAGATTGGGATTTTGTGCAACGGCGCGGGCTTAACGATGGCGACAATGGATTTAATTTGCCAGGCGGGAGGTAAGCCAGCCAGCTTTTTGAATATTGGGGGTGAAACCCAATGGAACTCGTCTCCGGGTGCGCTGAGGGAGCGGTTGGAGAAAGGGTTGGAGGTGATGGCACAAACGAAACAGGTAAGAGTATTGCTGGTCAATCTGGTCAGCAGTTTAATTCCCTGTGATGATATCGCCCAGGTCATTATCAACTTTTTGCAGCGCCGGGTGCGGGAACCACGGGGAGTCAGCGAAATCCGTCCTGACGCGCTGATTACCCACACCCTTCGGATTCCGCAGATGGTGGTTCGTCTGGTGGGTAGCGAGTGTGCTTTGGCAAGGGAACAACTGGCGAACAATCGTGTCTCCATAGTGGACAATTTGGATGAGGCGGTTGCTCAAACTGTCTCGCTGGCAAAATCGATCGCGAGAAATTCTTAA
- the mtnA gene encoding S-methyl-5-thioribose-1-phosphate isomerase: MAPANHVYPVIWNDDRVLLIDQNRLPNEYAVVDVHRYEDMAWAIETMIVRGAPAIGVAAAYGVYLGAREIQASDRSKFLSQLEAVAKRLRSTRPTAVNLFWAIERMLKTAHQTLGSVDHLKTVLLETAKKINAEDLQTCQQIGDYGLEALPSSPSKLCLLTHCNAGALATAGYGTALGVVRSAWKAGRLARVYADETRPRLQGARLTAWECVQEGIPVTVITDSMAAHCMQRGMIDAVVVGADRIAANGDTANKIGTYSVALVARAHKIPFFVAAPLSTIDFKISDGSQIPIEERHPSEIYAIGETTLCPVGAEFYNPAFDVTPADLITAIITEYGAVAPADLRDQLAAKQVV; the protein is encoded by the coding sequence ATGGCACCAGCAAACCACGTTTACCCTGTAATTTGGAACGATGATCGCGTCCTTTTAATTGACCAGAACCGCCTGCCCAATGAATATGCCGTCGTGGATGTCCACCGCTATGAAGACATGGCGTGGGCGATAGAAACCATGATTGTTCGGGGTGCCCCAGCGATCGGGGTGGCGGCTGCCTATGGCGTATATCTGGGAGCGCGAGAAATTCAGGCCAGCGATCGAAGCAAATTTTTGAGCCAGTTAGAGGCCGTTGCCAAACGTCTACGGTCTACCCGTCCAACTGCGGTCAACCTGTTTTGGGCCATCGAGCGCATGCTGAAAACAGCGCATCAGACTCTGGGATCGGTGGATCACCTCAAAACAGTTCTGTTGGAAACGGCCAAGAAAATCAATGCAGAAGATTTGCAAACCTGCCAGCAAATTGGCGATTATGGGCTGGAAGCCTTACCCAGCAGCCCCAGTAAACTCTGTCTGCTGACCCACTGCAACGCGGGAGCGCTGGCAACCGCAGGTTATGGTACTGCGCTAGGTGTGGTGCGCTCGGCCTGGAAAGCTGGACGATTGGCACGGGTTTATGCCGATGAAACCCGTCCCCGCTTGCAGGGTGCCAGGCTCACTGCCTGGGAATGCGTTCAAGAGGGGATTCCGGTTACGGTGATTACCGACAGCATGGCAGCCCACTGTATGCAGCGGGGCATGATCGATGCCGTGGTCGTTGGTGCCGATCGAATTGCGGCAAACGGCGACACCGCCAATAAGATTGGAACCTATAGTGTGGCACTGGTTGCCAGAGCACACAAGATTCCCTTTTTTGTGGCGGCACCCCTATCTACGATCGATTTTAAGATTTCAGACGGCAGCCAAATTCCGATCGAGGAACGGCATCCCAGTGAAATCTACGCGATCGGTGAAACAACCCTCTGTCCCGTTGGTGCCGAATTTTATAATCCTGCCTTTGATGTCACTCCGGCTGACCTGATTACCGCCATCATCACAGAGTATGGTGCGGTTGCCCCCGCAGACTTGAGGGATCAGTTGGCGGCTAAACAAGTGGTATGA
- a CDS encoding cytochrome b/b6 domain-containing protein: MDSSTALENQAKSQAKPRPFQATPAKVFHWVNVVSLFLMLTSGLQIYNANPVFGGREGWHFPWIGLLGGWLAGGRHWHFAAMWFFSLNLLWYGIYVLITPTLETSLCG, translated from the coding sequence GTGGATTCATCGACTGCGCTCGAAAACCAAGCCAAATCCCAGGCAAAACCCAGACCATTCCAGGCGACGCCAGCAAAAGTTTTCCACTGGGTCAATGTCGTCAGCCTGTTTTTGATGCTGACCAGCGGATTACAAATTTACAATGCGAACCCCGTTTTTGGTGGGCGCGAGGGTTGGCATTTCCCGTGGATTGGATTGCTCGGCGGCTGGTTGGCGGGTGGACGGCACTGGCACTTTGCTGCCATGTGGTTCTTTTCCCTCAATCTGCTCTGGTACGGGATTTATGTGCTGATTACGCCAACGTTGGAAACATCGCTATGTGGGTGA
- a CDS encoding cytochrome b/b6 domain-containing protein, translated as MGENDLKALQLSRNPKRRIYAWHRIVYTCIIPILLLAIFTGIGMYKPAQFAWIAELFGGWFALRTMHFLTVPTVLGFAIVHSLLALNAGGDRLVESMFWKQGEGGRE; from the coding sequence GTGGGTGAAAATGACCTGAAAGCGTTACAGCTCAGCCGCAATCCAAAACGCCGCATCTATGCCTGGCACCGAATTGTTTACACCTGCATCATCCCAATCCTGCTGCTGGCAATTTTTACTGGCATCGGCATGTACAAACCTGCTCAATTTGCCTGGATTGCAGAACTCTTTGGTGGCTGGTTTGCCCTCAGAACCATGCATTTTTTAACTGTCCCTACAGTGCTTGGATTTGCGATCGTCCATTCTCTACTTGCCCTGAATGCGGGGGGCGATCGCCTGGTTGAGTCGATGTTTTGGAAGCAAGGAGAAGGTGGTAGGGAATAG
- a CDS encoding molybdopterin-dependent oxidoreductase, which produces MKSTNNAPDQLHRRSFLRIAGMTGAGWIMGTSALTLLEGGVGKLFMPLNDRLDALLLNPQKPVPEFPTSTIEPEALITNTFRFTPMIDLNTFRLSVDGEVKNPLNLDLARIQQLPLTSMVIRHVCVEGWAAIVQWGGVRLSEIVKLAQPKPGVRYVYFQSADGYYESWDLASALHPQTLLAYQKNGAPLPVENGAPLRLAAPIKLGYKQSKWVTRVTLTSQLLPQKGYWEDQGYEWFAGL; this is translated from the coding sequence ATGAAATCAACCAACAATGCTCCTGACCAACTTCATCGGCGCAGTTTTCTAAGGATTGCTGGAATGACGGGTGCAGGTTGGATTATGGGCACTTCTGCCTTAACCTTGCTAGAAGGTGGCGTGGGCAAGCTGTTCATGCCGTTGAACGATCGCCTGGACGCCCTGCTGCTGAATCCTCAAAAGCCTGTGCCGGAGTTTCCAACAAGTACGATTGAGCCAGAGGCACTGATCACTAATACCTTTCGGTTCACTCCCATGATTGACCTCAACACCTTTCGTCTGTCCGTCGATGGAGAAGTCAAAAATCCACTCAATTTAGATTTAGCTAGAATTCAACAATTGCCATTAACCTCGATGGTGATTCGGCATGTCTGCGTGGAAGGATGGGCAGCGATCGTCCAGTGGGGAGGGGTGCGCCTGAGTGAAATCGTAAAACTGGCACAGCCGAAACCAGGCGTGCGTTATGTCTACTTCCAATCCGCAGATGGCTACTACGAAAGTTGGGATCTGGCATCAGCACTCCATCCCCAAACGCTGCTGGCCTATCAAAAAAATGGTGCCCCCTTGCCCGTTGAAAATGGTGCCCCCCTGCGTCTCGCTGCCCCGATCAAATTGGGCTACAAGCAAAGCAAATGGGTTACCCGCGTCACTCTG